Proteins from a single region of Chlorocebus sabaeus isolate Y175 chromosome 25, mChlSab1.0.hap1, whole genome shotgun sequence:
- the IER5 gene encoding immediate early response gene 5 protein translates to MEFKLEAHRIVSISLGKIYNSRVQRGGIKLHKNLLVSLVLRSARQVYLSDPCPGLYLAGPAGIPAPPPQQQPGEPAAGPPAGWGEPPPPVARASWPETEPQPERPSVSHAPRVGDEVPVTTVTGVGDVLQGGEADATEATWSRVERPRQAAAREAEGPAGGWGVFPEGSLAARRPCGCPLGGEDPPGTPAATPRTACCCAPRPAEDEPPAPPAVCPRKRGAAGVGGGPVGCPAPGSTPLKKPRRNLEQPPSGGEDDDAEEMETGNVANLISIFGSSFSGLLRKSPGGGREEEEGEESGPEAAEPGQICCDKPVLRDMNPWSTAIVAF, encoded by the coding sequence ATGGAGTTCAAGCTGGAGGCTCACCGAATCGTCAGCATCTCCCTGGGCAAGATCTACAACTCGCGGGTCCAGCGCGGCGGCATCAAGCTGCATAAGAACCTCCTGGTCTCGCTGGTGCTGCGCAGCGCCCGCCAGGTCTACCTGAGCGACCCGTGCCCCGGCCTCTACCTAGCCGGTCCCGCTGGGATCCCGGCGCCGCCACCGCAGCAGCAGCCCGGGGAGCCGGCGGCCGGGCCACCCGCCGGCTGGGGAGAGCCGCCCCCGCCCGTCGCCCGTGCCTCTTGGCCGGAGACTGAGCCGCAACCGGAGCGCCCTTCCGTCTCACATGCGCCGCGGGTAGGGGACGAGGTGCCAGTGACCACGGTGACCGGAGTCGGGGACGTTCTTCAGGGCGGAGAGGCGGACGCGACGGAAGCTACCTGGAGCCGCGTGGAGCGGCCGCGCCAGGCGGCGGCCAGAGAAGCCGAGGGTCCCGCCGGAGGCTGGGGCGTCTTCCCGGAGGGATCGCTTGCCGCGCGCCGCCCCTGCGGCTGCCCCCTAGGCGGGGAGGACCCGCCGGGTACACCGGCCGCGACCCCCCGCACTGCCTGCTGCTGCGCGCCGCGACCAGCCGAGGACGAGCCCCCCGCGCCGCCCGCGGTGTGCCCCAGGAAGCGCGGCGCGGCGGGGGTGGGCGGCGGCCCAGTGGGCTGCCCGGCGCCCGGCTCGACCCCGCTCAAGAAGCCCCGCCGAAACTTAGAGCAGCCGCCAAGTGGAGGAGAGGACGACGACGCGGAGGAGATGGAGACCGGGAACGTGGCTAACCTCATCAGCATCTTCGGTTCCAGTTTCTCGGGACTCCTACGGAAAAGCCCCGGGGGcggcagggaggaagaggagggagaggagagcggTCCGGAAGCCGCCGAGCCCGGGCAGATCTGCTGCGATAAGCCGGTGCTGAGAGACATGAACCCCTGGAGCACAGCCATCGTGGCCTTCTGA